A stretch of Brassica napus cultivar Da-Ae chromosome C6, Da-Ae, whole genome shotgun sequence DNA encodes these proteins:
- the LOC106406270 gene encoding nuclear transcription factor Y subunit A-3, producing MSKKGSTLPYLNTSISWGGMISTEPLSLKVVDARPEHMHATKQISFQDQDSPSTQSTCQSYTEVASSGDDKSCRQISFSTKSGSEETQRKVSATHTKPCAMTSFPNMHFAPPQTNFSFHYADPHYGGLLATPYLPHAPTCNPQMVGMVPGRVALPVEITEAEPVFVNAKQYHAIMRRRQQRAKLEAQNKLIKARKPYLHESRHVHALKRPRGSGGRFLNTKKLLQESEQAAAKEQEHDKSVQQANLSRFKAHVLQHNKDRGGSTTSGSDVTCVSDGADIFGHTEFQFSGFPIPTQTNRAILVHGQSNDMHGGGDLHHFSVHI from the exons ATGAGTAAGAAAGGTTCCACTTTGCCATACCTGAACACTAGCATCTCATGGGGTGGTATGATTTCAACTGAACCCCTAAGCCTGAAGGTGGTTGATGCAAGGCCTGAACATATGCATGCCACAAAGCAAATCAGTTTCCAGGACCAGGATTCACCTTCAACTCAGTCCACTTGTCAGTCTTACACTGAAGTTGCTAGTAGTGGAGATGATAAATCTTGCAGACAAATCTCCTTTTCAACCAAATCAG GATCTGAAGAAACTCAGCGGAAGGTATCTGCGACTCATACTAAACCATGCGCAATGACATCATTCCCGAACATGCACTTTGCTCCTCCGCAG ACTAATTTCTCATTTCACTATGCTGATCCACATTATGGTGGTTTGTTAGCTACACCTTATCTTCCACATGCACCG ACATGCAATCCCCAAATGGTGGGTATGGTTCCTGGTAGAGTTGCACTACCAGTGGAGATCACTGAAGCTGAGCCAGTCTTTGTCAATGCGAAGCAATACCATGCAATCATGAGGAGGAGGCAGCAACGTGCCAAGCTTGAGGCTCAGAACAAACTAATCAAAGCAAGAAAG CCGTATCTTCATGAATCACGACATGTCCATGCTCTTAAAAGGCCAAGAGGATCCGGTGGAAGATTCCTCAACACCAAAAAACTTCTTCAAGAATCCGAGCAGGCTGCTGCCAAAGAACAAGAACATGACAAGTCGGTCCAACAGGCAAACTTGTCTAGATTCAAAGCTCATGTGCTGCAGCACAACAAAGACCGTGGCGGATCAACCACTTCTGGCTCTGACGTTACATGTGTTTCCGACGGTGCTGATATCTTCGGACACACTGAATTCCAGTTTTCAGGTTTCCCAATCCCAACACAGACTAACCGAGCTATACTTGTTCATGGTCAGTCCAATGACATGCATGGAGGTGGGGACTTGCACCATTTCTCTGTCCATATCTGA
- the LOC106406269 gene encoding solute carrier family 25 member 44-like, whose translation MNLSTAEEESSSAQEIHIPADINWEMLDKSKFFVLGAALFSGVSGALYPAVLMKTRQQVCHHSQGSCIRGAFTLVRHEGLRGLYRGFGTSLMGTIPARALYMTALEVTKSSVGSAAVGLGFTEGKASAAANAVGGLTAAMAAQLVWTPVDVVSQRLMVQGSSGLRCCNYVNGFDAFKKIVRADGVKGLYRGFGISILTYAPSNAVWWASYSVAQRMVWGGVGCYVCKKDGENGNAIKPDSKTVMAVQGVSAAIAGSVSALITMPLDTIKTRLQVLDGEDSNGKRGGPSIGQTVRNLVREGGWTACYRGLGPRCASMSMSATTMITTYEFLKRLSAKNHDGFYSKS comes from the coding sequence ATGAATCTTAGTACGGCCGAGGAAGAATCGTCGTCGGCGCAAGAGATTCACATCCCTGCTGACATCAACTGGGAGATGCTCGACAAGTCAAAGTTCTTCGTTTTGGGAGCGGCTCTGTTCTCAGGGGTCTCCGGAGCTCTTTACCCTGCCGTGTTGATGAAGACTCGTCAGCAAGTGTGTCATCATTCTCAGGGCTCTTGTATCAGAGGCGCGTTTACTCTCGTCAGGCACGAAGGCTTGAGGGGGTTGTATAGAGGGTTTGGCACTTCTCTGATGGGAACTATCCCTGCACGTGCCTTGTACATGACGGCTTTGGAGGTTACCAAGAGTAGCGTAGGCTCTGCTGCTGTCGGGTTAGGTTTTACTGAGGGTAAAGCCTCTGCTGCTGCTAATGCGGTTGGCGGGTTAACGGCTGCGATGGCTGCTCAGCTTGTTTGGACTCCTGTCGATGTTGTGAGCCAGAGGCTTATGGTTCAAGGAAGCAGCGGTCTTAGGTGTTGTAATTACGTTAACGGGTTCGATGCTTTCAAGAAGATCGTGAGAGCTGATGGAGTTAAGGGGTTGTACAGAGGGTTTGGGATATCGATTCTGACTTACGCTCCGTCTAATGCTGTCTGGTGGGCGTCTTACTCTGTTGCGCAGAGGATGGTTTGGGGTGGAGTTGGGTGTTATGTTTGTAAGAAGGACGGAGAGAATGGGAACGCGATTAAACCGGACTCGAAAACGGTAATGGCTGTTCAGGGAGTAAGTGCTGCGATTGCTGGGAGTGTTTCTGCTTTGATTACGATGCCGCTGGACACAATCAAGACGAGGTTGCAGGTTCTTGATGGGGAAGATAGCAATGGGAAGCGTGGTGGACCGAGTATTGGACAGACGGTGAGGAACTTGGTTAGGGAAGGTGGATGGACAGCGTGTTACAGAGGGTTGGGACCGAGATGTGCTTCAATGTCAATGTCTGCAACGACTATGATCACTACCTACGAGTTCTTGAAACGGCTTTCCGCTAAGAACCATGACGGGTTTTACTCTAAATCATAG